From Pseudofrankia saprophytica, a single genomic window includes:
- a CDS encoding ABC transporter permease produces MTTITIDSRAAVARAQSRPSPADTLRQIMTMAWRATKKMRRNPEQFFDVTLQPILFTAMFAYIFGGAISGSVKSYLPLMIPGILAQTVLTTSMATGTQLREDIDKGVFDRFRSLPMARIAPLAGPMVADLLRYTIAATITFGMGLALGYRPGGGVLGVIGAILLAVFTGWSLAWVFTCLGTVARSAQSVQGISMMIMFPLTFLSNAFVPVDTLPGWLAAFVKVNPVSHLVSADRDLANHAHVSVEAGWTLVACVIVIAVFAPLSVKLYKRHL; encoded by the coding sequence ATGACCACGATCACCATCGACTCCCGCGCGGCGGTCGCCCGCGCCCAGAGCCGGCCCAGCCCGGCGGACACGCTCCGCCAGATCATGACCATGGCCTGGCGCGCCACCAAGAAGATGCGGCGCAACCCGGAGCAGTTCTTCGACGTGACCCTGCAGCCAATCCTGTTCACGGCGATGTTCGCCTACATCTTCGGCGGGGCGATCTCCGGCAGCGTGAAGAGCTACCTGCCGCTGATGATCCCCGGCATCCTCGCGCAGACGGTCCTGACGACCAGCATGGCCACCGGCACCCAGCTGCGCGAGGACATCGACAAAGGCGTCTTCGACCGGTTCCGGTCGCTGCCGATGGCCCGGATCGCGCCGCTGGCGGGGCCGATGGTCGCCGACCTGCTCCGCTACACGATCGCGGCGACGATCACCTTCGGCATGGGCCTCGCGCTCGGCTACCGGCCCGGCGGCGGCGTGCTCGGCGTGATCGGGGCGATCCTGCTCGCGGTCTTCACCGGCTGGTCGCTGGCCTGGGTGTTCACCTGCCTCGGCACCGTCGCGCGCAGCGCCCAGAGCGTCCAGGGCATCTCCATGATGATCATGTTCCCGCTGACGTTCCTGTCGAACGCGTTCGTGCCCGTCGACACGCTGCCCGGCTGGCTGGCCGCGTTCGTCAAGGTCAACCCGGTCTCCCACCTGGTCTCCGCCGACCGGGACCTGGCCAACCACGCGCACGTGTCCGTCGAGGCGGGCTGGACGCTGGTCGCCTGTGTGATCGTCATCGCGGTGTTCGCGCCGCTGTCCGTCAAGCTCTACAAGCGGCACCTCTAA